From a single Lonchura striata isolate bLonStr1 chromosome 13, bLonStr1.mat, whole genome shotgun sequence genomic region:
- the MAF gene encoding transcription factor Maf, with product MASELAMSSSDLPTSPLAMEYVNDFDLMKFEVKKEPVETDRIISQCGRLIAGGSLSSTPMSTPCSSVPPSPSFSAPSPGSGSDQKTHLEDYYWMTGYPQQLNPEALGFSPEDAVEALINSSHHPLPGAFDGYARGQQLAAAAGGSVPAEEMGSAAAVVSAVIAAAAAQGGAPHYHHHHHHPHHGGGGGGGGGHPHAAAPGSAPPSSASSAAGSGSGGGGGGGAGGLHHPHHGGGGGGGGGGGLHFDDRFSDEQLVTMSVRELNRQLRGVSKEEVIRLKQKRRTLKNRGYAQSCRFKRVQQRHVLESEKNQLLQQVEHLKQEISRLVRERDAYKEKYEKLVSNGFRENGSSSDNPSSPEFFMYPRESSTTVM from the coding sequence ATGGCATCAGAGCTGGCGATGAGCAGCTCCGACCTGCCCACCAGTCCCCTGGCCATGGAATATGTTAATGACTTCGATCTGATGAAGTTTGAAGTGAAAAAGGAGCCGGTGGAGACCGATCGCATTATCAGCCAGTGCGGCCGCCTGATCGCCGGGGGATCGCTCTCCTCCACCCCGATGAGCACGccctgcagctccgtgcccccgTCCCCCAGCTTCTCGGCGCCCAgccccggctccggctccgACCAGAAGACCCACCTGGAAGACTACTACTGGATGACGGGGTACCCGCAGCAGCTCAACCCGGAGGCGCTGGGCTTCAGCCCCGAGGACGCGGTGGAGGCGCTGATCAACAGCAGCCACCACCCGCTGCCCGGCGCCTTCGATGGCTATGCTAGAGGGCAGCAGCTggccgcggccgccggcggcTCCGTGCCGGCCGAGGAGATGGGCTCGGCGGCCGCCGTGGTGTCGGCGGTGatcgccgcggcggcggcgcaggGCGGCGCGCCCCactaccaccaccaccaccaccacccgcaccacggcggcggcggcggcggcggcggcgggcacCCCCACGCCGCGGCGCCGGGCAGCGCGCCgccctcctccgcctcctcggccgccggctccggctccggcggcggcggcggcggcggcgccggggggCTGCACCACCCGCAccacggcggcggcggcggcggcggcggcggcggcggcctcCACTTCGACGACCGCTTCTCCGACGAGCAGCTGGTGACCATGTCGGTGCGGGAGCTGAACCGGCAGCTGCGGGGCGTCAGCAAGGAAGAGGTGATCCGGCTGAAGCAGAAGAGGAGGACCCTCAAAAACAGGGGCTATGCCCAGTCCTGCCGCTTCAAGAGGGTCCAGCAGCGGCACGTCCTGGAGTCGGAGAAgaaccagctgctgcagcaagtGGAGCACCTAAAGCAGGAGATCTCCAGGCTGGTCCGGGAGAGGGACGCCTACAAGGAAAAGTACGAGAAGCTGGTCAGCAATGGCTTCAGAGAAAACGGATCCAGCAGCGACAACCCTTCCTCTCCAGAGTTTTTCAT